TGGCATTGAGCATTAAAATGCTGCTCATTTCCGGGCAGGGGGCGCCTGAGTCAACCAGGGGCCCAGAGCATGACCTGACAGGATGATCCTGGTTACAGATCAGTAGAAATTTTCACTATTAAAACTTTACAGAGGGCAAATAATCATGTGTCGACTGTTTTCTTTGACCAGCACCGAACCCATGTCACCCATGAAGGCCATAGAAGCGCTGGATATGATGAAGGAGGGTCATGACGGTTCAGGGATCGGTCTCTTTCTGAGCGACCTGGACGGCCCGTTCAGCAAATTCAAGGACCTGCCCATCCTTTCCGGCATTTTTACCAGAGACGGTCTCAGACGTCTTGAAGAATTCATGTCGGGCCAGGGCTTTATCCCCAAACACATGCTCACCCTGGATGCCAAAAATGATCCTCCCCCCGGAACCCCCAGGAGGGAGACTTATCTGGTCCAGGTTTACGAACCTCCGGCCAGCTGGCAATACCTGGATCAGTCGGTCCAGGAAAAAAAACTGACCGGGATCAGGCTCAAGCTCCGGCACATGGGCGAGGCCGAGGGAGACATGGTGGTCTTCAGCTTCTGGCCGGATGTGATCATGATCAAAGAGGTGGGCGATCCCATGGAGATCGGAACCTATCTCGGCCTGGACCGAGAAGAGATTTACGCCCGCCGAATCCTGGCTCAGGGCAGGCAGAATACCAACTACGGGATCAACCTTTATGCCTGCCATCCCTTCTTTATTCAGGGCGTGTCCACCATGACCAATGGTGAAAACACGGCTTTTGTCCCCATCAAGGAATATCTGAGCAGCCAGGGGGTGGTGGGGTACGAAGGCTATCAGTCCGACTCAGAGGTGTTCACCCATATTCTGCATTTCACTCTCAAGGAGCTGGGACTGGGCATTGAGGCCTATAAACATGTCATCACCCCGTTACAGGAGTCGGACCTGGCAGCTCATCCTGACCGGGATTTTCTGCATAAACTGAGACAGTCCTGTCGGAGACTGATCATTGACGGCCCCAATTGTGTCATCGGCTGTCTTCCGGACAAGACCATGTTCATGGTTCAGGACCGCAAGAAACTTAGGCCCGGAATAGTGGGAGGCAGGTCAGGTCTGTTTGCCTTTTCCTCGGAAGCCTGCGGTCTTGATGCCGTGGTTCCTGACCGGGACAAAACAAAGGATTTTCAGCCCATGCATCTTGATACGGTAATTGTTTCACCAGATTGCAAGGAGGTAAGGACATGCAGGCAAACGCAGCCGTTACCCCTTCAACATTAAGCGTTCAGGATCTGCCCTGGCAGATCCATTGGGACAGGTATACCTGCACTCTTTGCGGCAGGTGTACATCGGTGTGTCCGGTCAATGCCATAGAACTGGGAGTGTTCCGGAAACGGGAAATTGCAACTCCGCCATTTGGACTCCAGGAAAAGCCATCATCCGGATTCAACATATATTATGGAATCCGGCAGCGCACTGATCCCGGGTATGCCTGCATTGGGTGCTCCATGTGCAATATGGTCTGTCCCAACAATGCCATCAGGACCGTTAAATCTGAAACAGCTGATCTGCTCAGGTTTCATCGGGACAGGGGGGGGCAGCCCAGGACCAGAGGAGGCCGTCGCAACAACCAGCAAAGCGTTCTGGATCAGATCAAGTTCATCCGGATATCCATGCTCACAGATCCGGCCCTGGATGCAGGCAGGCACGAGTTTGAGCTGAAGACCCTTATCGGCCGGATTCTTTCGCCGGCCAAGGCCATCAAGGCCCAGCAGGAAAAAGGGTGGATGCCCCCGGTCAGGGAGGTCTATCCCCTGCTCATCGGAGGGATGAGTTTTGGAGCCCTTTCTCCGAACATGTGGGAAGGTCTGCAGATGGGTGTGGCATATCTGAATGAAGAGCTGAAAATGCCGGTCCGGATGTGTACTGGTGAAGGCGGGTGTCCCCCGAGGCTTCTGCGTTCCCGTTTTCTCAAGTATGTGATTCTGCAGATAGCCAGCGGTTACTTCGGCTGGGACGAGATTGTTCACGCTATTCCCGAAATGAAGGAAGACCCATGCGCTGTGGAGATCAAGTACGGCCAGGGAGCCAAGCCGGGTGATGGCGGGCTGCTGCAATGGCATAAGGTCAACCAGCTCATTGCAGCCATTCGCGGAGTTCCTCCTGGAGTGAGCCTGCCCAGTCCTCCCACCCATCAGACCAAGTACTCCATTGAAGAGGCAGTGGCCAAAATGATCCAGTCCATGTCCATGGCCTGGGGGTTCAGAGTTCCGGTCTATCCCAAGATTTCCGCCACCAGCACTTCCCTGGCTGTGCTGAATAACCTGACCAGGAATCCTTATGCAGCAGGCCTGGCCATTGACGGTGAAGACGGAGGAACCGGGGCGGCCTACAATGTATCCATGAATCATATGGGCCATCCCATCGCCTCCAATGTCAGGGACTGTTACCTGAATCTGGTCAAGCTGGGCATGCAGAATGAATTGCCCATCATTGCCGGAGGGGGAACCGGCAAGAACGGAAACCTGGCTGCCAATGCCGCTGCATTGATCATGCTTGGAGCCAGTGCCGTCCAGATCGGAAAATACATTATGCAGGCAGCTGCCGGATGCCTGGGAACCGAGGGTGACCGGTGCAATATCTGTAACATCGGCCGTTGTCCCAAGGGCATAACCTCCCAGGATCCGCGCCTTTACCGGCGTCTGGATCCGGAAAAGGTGGCTGAACGGGTGGTTGATGTTTATGTCAGTTTTGACATTGAGCTGAAGAAAATAGTTGCCCCCCTGGGAAGGTCTACATCCCTGCCCATTGGCATGTCCGATGCTCTGGGCATTGCAGACAGGGCTGCTGCAGACAGGCTGCAGATAAAGTATGTGGTTTAATCTGCAGATAAAAGGATCATTAGTAATAGTAACAAATATGCTCTGCAGGCAGGGTGATTCTGAGGTCCGGTATTGATTTCTGTGGATATTGAACCCGGAACAGGCTGTCCAGCTGCTGGCTGAGAAATCACTGCCTGCCGGGTTTTCAGCCAGCAGAACAGGTGAAATGCAGATTCAGGTAATGCTGAAAGCAATG
This genomic window from Desulfonatronovibrio hydrogenovorans DSM 9292 contains:
- a CDS encoding glutamate synthase: MCRLFSLTSTEPMSPMKAIEALDMMKEGHDGSGIGLFLSDLDGPFSKFKDLPILSGIFTRDGLRRLEEFMSGQGFIPKHMLTLDAKNDPPPGTPRRETYLVQVYEPPASWQYLDQSVQEKKLTGIRLKLRHMGEAEGDMVVFSFWPDVIMIKEVGDPMEIGTYLGLDREEIYARRILAQGRQNTNYGINLYACHPFFIQGVSTMTNGENTAFVPIKEYLSSQGVVGYEGYQSDSEVFTHILHFTLKELGLGIEAYKHVITPLQESDLAAHPDRDFLHKLRQSCRRLIIDGPNCVIGCLPDKTMFMVQDRKKLRPGIVGGRSGLFAFSSEACGLDAVVPDRDKTKDFQPMHLDTVIVSPDCKEVRTCRQTQPLPLQH
- a CDS encoding glutamate synthase-related protein, which gives rise to MQANAAVTPSTLSVQDLPWQIHWDRYTCTLCGRCTSVCPVNAIELGVFRKREIATPPFGLQEKPSSGFNIYYGIRQRTDPGYACIGCSMCNMVCPNNAIRTVKSETADLLRFHRDRGGQPRTRGGRRNNQQSVLDQIKFIRISMLTDPALDAGRHEFELKTLIGRILSPAKAIKAQQEKGWMPPVREVYPLLIGGMSFGALSPNMWEGLQMGVAYLNEELKMPVRMCTGEGGCPPRLLRSRFLKYVILQIASGYFGWDEIVHAIPEMKEDPCAVEIKYGQGAKPGDGGLLQWHKVNQLIAAIRGVPPGVSLPSPPTHQTKYSIEEAVAKMIQSMSMAWGFRVPVYPKISATSTSLAVLNNLTRNPYAAGLAIDGEDGGTGAAYNVSMNHMGHPIASNVRDCYLNLVKLGMQNELPIIAGGGTGKNGNLAANAAALIMLGASAVQIGKYIMQAAAGCLGTEGDRCNICNIGRCPKGITSQDPRLYRRLDPEKVAERVVDVYVSFDIELKKIVAPLGRSTSLPIGMSDALGIADRAAADRLQIKYVV